One stretch of Vulpes lagopus strain Blue_001 chromosome X, ASM1834538v1, whole genome shotgun sequence DNA includes these proteins:
- the TMEM47 gene encoding transmembrane protein 47 produces MASAGSGMEEVRVSVLTPLKLVGLVCIFLALCLDLGAVLSPAWVTADHQYYLSLWESCRKPASLDIWHCESTLSSDWQIATLALLLGGAAIILIAFLVGLISICVGSRRRFYRPVAVMLFAAVVLQVCSLVLYPIKFIETVSLKIYHEFNWGYGLAWGATIFSFGGAILYCLNPKNYEDYY; encoded by the exons ATGGCTTCGGCGGGCAGCGGCATGGAGGAGGTGCGCGTGTCGGTGCTGACGCCGCTGAAGCTGGTGGGGCTGGTGTGCATCTTCCTGGCGCTGTGCCTGGACCTGGGGGCCGTGCTGAGCCCGGCCTGGGTCACGGCCGACCACCAGTACTACCTGTCCCTGTGGGAGTCCTGCCGGAAACCCGCCAGCTTGGACATCTGGCACTGCGAGTCCACGCTCAGCAGCG attggcagattgctactctggctttacTCTTGGGCGGTGCTGCCATCATTCTTATTGCATTCCTGGTGGGTTTGATTTCTATCTGCGTGGGATCTCGAAGGCGCTTCTACAGACCTGTTGCTGTCATGCTTTTTGCAGCAg TTGTTTTACAGGTTTGCAGCCTGGTCCTTTACCCAATCAAGTTCATTGAAACTGTGAGCTTGAAAATTTACCATGAGTTCAACTGGGGTTATGGCCTGGCCTGGGGTGCAACTATATTTTCGTTTGGGGGTGCCATCCTTTATTGCCTGAACCCTAAGAACTACGAAGACTACTACTAG